In Azospirillum thiophilum, the DNA window TATGACAGCCTGAAGGCGGTCAACCCGCGGCTGGTCTATTGCTCGATCACCGGCTTCGGCCAGACCGGACCGTACCGCAACCGCGCCGGCTACGATTTCATGATCCAGGGCATGGGCGGGCTGATGAGCATCACCGGCCAGCCCGATTCCGAGCCGGGCGGCGGCCCGGTCAAGGTCGGCGTCGCGGTGACCGACATCTTCACCGGCCTCTACGCCACCATCGGCATCATGGGCGCGCTCGCCCATCGCGACCGCACCGGCGAGGGGCAGCAGGTCGACCTTGCCCTGCTCGACGTTCAGGTTGCGGTGCTGGCCAACCAGGCGATGAACTGCCTGGTCGGCGGCACGCCGCCGCAGCGCCTCGGCAACGCGCACCCGAACATCGTACCCTATCAGGCCTTCGCCACCCGCGACGGCCATATCATCCTGGCGGTCGGCAATGACGGCCAGTTCGCCAAGTTCTGCACCGTCGCCGGGCGACCGGAACTGGCGCGGGACGAGCGCTATGCCACCAACCCGGCCCGCGTCGCCAACCGCAAGGAGCTGGTGGCGCTGCTGGAGGAGCTGATCCGCGGCCGCGACAGCCATGACTGGCTGGGCGCGCTCGAGGCGGTCGGCGTGCCCTGCGGCCCGATCAACGACCTTGCCGCGGTCTTCGCCGACCCGCAGGTCCAGGCCCGCAACATCCGCCAGGACCTGCCGCACCCGACGCAGGGCAGCGTCCCCACGGTGGCCAGCCCGATCCGCTACAGCGCCACGCCGCTGGTCCACGACACCGCTCCGCCGACGCTGGGCCAGCACACCGGGACGGTCCTGGCCGAAGCTCTCGGCCTGGGCGAGGTGGACATCGCGGCGCTGCGGGACAGCGGTGTGATCTGAGGCGACGGAAGCGGACATCGTGAAAGGGGGGGCCGTCGCCATCGGCGGCCCACTCCCCTTGCGGTACGGAACGCTTCGGCGTCAGGCCCGGCGAACGCCACGCAGGAAGTCGTCAACCGCGGAACTGAGCGTCCTGGCTTCCCGCGAGAGTTCCCCGGCGGCGTCCAGCACCTGGCCTGCCATGCTGCCGCTCTGGCTGGCGGCATGCTGTACCTGTATGACGTTGACCGAGACCTCCTTGGTTCCGGAGGCGGCCTGCGTGACATTGCGTGAGATTTCCCCGGTGGCCGCGTTCTGCTCTTCGACGGCGGACGCGATGGCCGCGGTGATTCCACTCATCTGGGTGATGGTCGCCCCGATTCCCTTGATCGCCTCGACGGCGTCCGAGGTGACCGCCTGCATGCTGGCAATCTGAGCCGCGATCTCATCCGTCGCACGGGCGGTCTGGGTCGCCAGATTCTTCACCTCGGACGCCACCACGGCAAAGCCCTTGCCGGCATCTCCGGCCCGCGCGGCCTCGATGGTCGCATTCAGTGCCAGCAGGTTCGTTTGTCCGGCGATGCTCTGGATCAGCGTCACGACCTCGCCGATCTTCTGCGCGGCATTGGACAGGCCGGCAACGGTGTCGTTGGTTCGTGCCGCATTCTGGACCGCCTGCGTGGCGATCTGCGAAGAGGCGTTGACCTGTTTGGAGATCTCGACCAGCGACGCCGACATCTCCTCGGCGGCGGCGGCCACGGTCTGGACGTTGGCGGAGGTCTGCTCGGCGGCCGCCGCCGACGCGCCGGCCTGCCGGCTGGTTTGCTCGGCGGTTCCGACCATCGACGTTGCCACCGACTGCATCCTGGTCGACGCCGTCGCGACGCTCTCGACCACGGACTTGACGCTGGCTTCGAAGCTCTGGGCCAGCGCCGCCATGCTCGCCTTGCGTTCCGCTTCCGCCTTTGCCTTGTTTCCCTCCTGTTCGGCAGTCAAACGGGCATTCTCGATGGCGTTGTGCTTGAACACCTCGACGGCCTTTGCCATGGCACCGATTTCGTCCCGGCGGTCCTGTCCGTCGATCAGAACGCTGTTGTCACCGGCGGCCAGCCGTCCCATGACGGCGGTGATGCCGCGTATCGGTCCGGCGATGCCCCGCGACAGCAGGAGGCCGGCGCCGGCCGCGATGAGGATCTGGGCGGTACCGCCGACGAGGTTGACCGTGTAGGAGGCTGAAAATGCCTCGGCCTGGTCGGCGGCGCGCTTGACGAGCAGGTCTCGCTCCATCTTGTCGATCTCGGCGATCT includes these proteins:
- a CDS encoding CaiB/BaiF CoA transferase family protein — protein: MAGPLSHIRVLELSRVLAGPWSAQTLADLGADVIKVERPGAGDDTRAWGPPWAGDQSAYFLSTNRGKRSITIDFERPEGQELVRQLAAQADVVIENFKVGGLVKYGLDYDSLKAVNPRLVYCSITGFGQTGPYRNRAGYDFMIQGMGGLMSITGQPDSEPGGGPVKVGVAVTDIFTGLYATIGIMGALAHRDRTGEGQQVDLALLDVQVAVLANQAMNCLVGGTPPQRLGNAHPNIVPYQAFATRDGHIILAVGNDGQFAKFCTVAGRPELARDERYATNPARVANRKELVALLEELIRGRDSHDWLGALEAVGVPCGPINDLAAVFADPQVQARNIRQDLPHPTQGSVPTVASPIRYSATPLVHDTAPPTLGQHTGTVLAEALGLGEVDIAALRDSGVI
- a CDS encoding methyl-accepting chemotaxis protein, whose amino-acid sequence is MKKTMFSLKNLSIAKKIGGAFACLVAVSVMVSFFSYSKLSFIERSNDWTTHTYEVLEEVSKIMASMVDQETGVRGYLVAGEDKFLEPFRTGQRAYAEAFAKAKQRTADNPVQQARLAEVDRFAQMWRTTVAEKVIALMAKPESREQARALEASGAGKVSMDGLRAKIAEIDKMERDLLVKRAADQAEAFSASYTVNLVGGTAQILIAAGAGLLLSRGIAGPIRGITAVMGRLAAGDNSVLIDGQDRRDEIGAMAKAVEVFKHNAIENARLTAEQEGNKAKAEAERKASMAALAQSFEASVKSVVESVATASTRMQSVATSMVGTAEQTSRQAGASAAAAEQTSANVQTVAAAAEEMSASLVEISKQVNASSQIATQAVQNAARTNDTVAGLSNAAQKIGEVVTLIQSIAGQTNLLALNATIEAARAGDAGKGFAVVASEVKNLATQTARATDEIAAQIASMQAVTSDAVEAIKGIGATITQMSGITAAIASAVEEQNAATGEISRNVTQAASGTKEVSVNVIQVQHAASQSGSMAGQVLDAAGELSREARTLSSAVDDFLRGVRRA